GGACGTGCCCGACGTCACCCAGCCAGCCGGGCACTGCGCTGGCCTCTTTTCTTCGGGCCAGGGTCATAGAGACGGAGCAGGACTCTGGCGTCGCGCTTACGGCGGCGCCCGTAGCTGTGGGGGTCCTGGGGCTCGCGGCCGGCCTTCCCTGAGAGCTCTTTGGTGGAGGCAGAGCTGAGCCAGTATATAATCTCTGGCAGGCGGTGCGTCTGGCATGTGCCCAGGGAACAGAGGCGCCTGCGGTTCTGGGCGACCTGATGCAGGGGCCGTCTGGGGAAGGAGCATGGGAGAAGACCGGGTTCAAACGGAATCCTCTCGAGAAAGGGGTCTCGGTGGGGTCGGGGCACCCAGAGCTCCGCCACGGGGCAGGCGCGTGTAGATGACCATTCCACCGACGCGGAAAACCGTGGCCTGAAGAGGGCGCACGCTCCTCGCGGTCTCCTTCCCGCCCGGTCCCCGCCGCCACCCGCTTCTCACCTGCCCGCAGAGTCCGGGTCCCCCAGGATGGAGGAGGCGAGAAGCAACAGGAGGACGTGGGAAGTCATCGTGGGGTGGGGCCGGGAGTGGTCCTCGAAACCCCTGGGCGAAGCGGCCCGTCTGGAgtgcggccccgccccctcccgacTCCCGCTTCAGTGCCAGTCCCCACTCCCCCCGggggtggggaaaccgaggccgaGTCCAGGCCACACCACGccagaagggaagacagaaccTGGATCCCCAGGTCCTGTTCCTTGGCGTCGGAGCCCCACACGGGTGTGCTGGTCACGCAGCGGCGCTCTGACCTTttaaggagggaagaggggcggGGCAGCTGACACCTGCTAGTGGTGACACAGCTTAGGGCTTccaggaaaggggtgggggcagggaggcgcTGGGCTTCTGGGACTTCAACCTCAACCCATCAGGGACCCTGCCTTCGAATGGCCAGGCTCCTTCGTGGGCAGGACAATGCGGGGCATGTTGCAGAGCCACCCGGGGGTGTGGACAAAGGGAGTCTGGGCCCCCGGAATAGCCTGCAGACACCATCCTGGAAGGGGAAGAGGTGTAGACAGGTGCGAAGACCCACAGGGCCTAGGGCTTCAGCTGTACTGAagcaggtgtcagcagggccataaaaaggaaaattctggTGACTTAGGTGGTCCAGGTCCTGGGACAGCATCCTGGGGGACGAAGGGCTCTGTACACAAGGCCGTGGGAAGGGTCGGGTGTGGATACCATGACTGCAGCAGAGGCTGAACAGAGGGGCCCTGGGGAGCTGAGGTTGGGATAGCCtctggggaggcggggaggcccTGTGGCCCTAGGAGGGGACCCTTCCCTTGTCCCCCAACTCCAAGTTCCAAGCAAggctggggagagaagcagacaccccctccccacaagtTCTATCCCTTAACAATCCCCccatgactcagtttccccagcgGCAGCAGCAGGCAGGGCAGCAGTCACTGCCAGTCAGCCCTGGCCTGGCCTTGGAGGGTCCCAGACAGGAAAAAACAGCCAGAGGAACAATGTGTGTGctggggggggtggcggggggaagATGGCTTTCTGGGAAACCTAAGGGCCCAGCTGTGCTGGGAACCCACACCCcaaccctcccccagcccagcaggGCAGTGGAGCGGGAGCCCTGCCCAATGGGGACAAGTGGGAATGGGGCCTCAGGGGGCATGagtgagggggttgggggaggacaCAGGCCCGGAGAGGCGGACGGGGGAAGTGACCCTGGTGGAGGGTGTGGACGGTAGAGACCCCACTCCGCCCTCCAGGAAGCCGAGCCGTCCCAGCTGAGGATTTATTGGCGTAAATGCAACCATATAAAAACATAAGTTATGAAAAACACAGTCACGATGTgcccccccctcccagcccaggcccctAAAACCCCCttctgagggagggaaggagaggaagggggagcccCCAAACTGCCTAAGGATGCCGCAGCCCCTGGGCCCTTGCAGGGCCGGCCCGGCCGGGGTGGGAGAAGCCGGGCGCCGCCTCAGCGCATC
This genomic interval from Panthera leo isolate Ple1 chromosome E2, P.leo_Ple1_pat1.1, whole genome shotgun sequence contains the following:
- the ADM5 gene encoding putative adrenomedullin-5-like protein — encoded protein: MTSHVLLLLLASSILGDPDSAGRRPLHQVAQNRRRLCSLGTCQTHRLPEIIYWLSSASTKELSGKAGREPQDPHSYGRRRKRDARVLLRLYDPGPKKRGQRSARLAG